The Ciconia boyciana chromosome 4, ASM3463844v1, whole genome shotgun sequence DNA window ACTTTAGTTTTTACCTGTCCAGCCAGAAAAGGGTCATGCTGACAGGTGCTTACCTAAGCACTGATATAATCTGCCTTAAAGGTTTTACACGTCTACTAGATGCTCATTCAAAAGCTGTAAATTCTGCATTTGTTACTTAGAGGTCTGTGTATTAGCACTGTCCTTTAGAAAAAATGTATAATAGTGAGTTTTAAGTATGACCGGGTTGGACACTCTTCTTGTCCTTTAAAATCACTATTTAAATCTGTATTATCATCGTAACATCCGTACAGAGAATGACTTtgacagaaaacacagataCCCTAAATCTTATTACAGTTAACCTAGTAGTTAGGACATCAGATAATACCCAATCTACAATTACAGACGTCAAACAGAAATACTCTCAAGGTCTGCCTGTGTGCTTTCCTGTGAAagggggtttgttgttgttgttctagACAGATAAAACACATATTCGTCTTCCATAGCACAGCAATCCATTTAATCTAAGCATTATCATTGTCTTGTCCTCACTGGTACATCAGAAATCCTCTTCTAACTCCTTCTAACATCCCAGCCCAACCCCGCCataatgcatttttcctgttttgttttttaacgGATTCCTGCTCTTCCTGGCATATTTCTTCACTGGTTTTGTTTAGCCACTTTTTAGAACTCTTTTCCTGCCAGCATCAAATAAAACGTGCTTGTCAGCACCATGTAGTCACAAGACTATGTCTACATAACATATTAACAGACACCTACCCGAATcagaaaatttatatttattcttcCATGTACTCAATTCatatttagaattttttaaaaagtcactccaattctgaattaaatttaaaaatctacatttcAGTAAGATCTATGTGAGACAGTTGCAAGCAACATAGATCAGTATTATTCAGATTTTCAGCAACATGCAAAGCAGACATAGGTAAATACACCAAACAAGCTTacacatacaaagaaaaaaccaatGCTGTCTTACTTAGTATGACCATCAAATTGTCTCAGCGGTGCTCTTCCACTAACGTCGAAGAGGCGAATGCTACCTTCCTCACTGCCAGCAACAAGCAGATTGCCATCATCTCTGTATGTGGCACAATAAGCAGCATCTTTGAAGcgagaaaatgttttgattggTTCCTGAGAGTAACGGCCATAAATGTGGATCTAGCAAAACAAGAAGACATTAAGTTCGCTCATATGATACCAATGGAAGGACAAGAGCATAAATACCTCAGAAAAGCCACTTACTTACCCTTGAGGAGGCCGTGACAGCATAGTTATATGGCGAAACCGGGGAGAAGTCAATCTTATTTACTGCACCAAACTCCTTTATCTGAACAGGTGTCTAAAACAATTGCAATAAAGATCATTAAATGTGCATAAGCACACcatcaaaaatgaaaacagcaaaacaaaacctattCTTCCTACGGAGAGCTCAAAACTCCATTTAGAACCAAGTTATTTCTTAAGTACAATCCTGGTGAGTTTCTCTTCTGCCAGGCTACTTCTGctcttatgatttttttccaattcacGCATTACAACTGACCAATTATGTGTTTTGAGGAAAAACCAACCTTACTCACTCACGCAAATTTAGAAACCCTTTGATCACCCGCaggaaagcagtaaaaaaatcattttagtaCAATAACTACGTCTGTTGGGCCAATCTGGGGCTCAAGTCAGCCTCGTTTCCTAGGAAGCTGTTCAGTAGGTTTCCGGGCGATACTAAAGAACCGCTTCTAACCGAAAGCCGCAAGAGCTGGCAGAGAAAGCACGGCCCAGAGCGCAGACCCCGCGCCCGCCACGCAGCCACACGGGCCGGCCCGctcgcccccagcccccccgcgccgcggcgggcTGCTTCCCACCTTGTAGCCCCGCCAGTACACCGTGTCCTGCGTGATCCTCTCCCCGAGCTTGGGGAACGCCTGAACCACCACCGGTTTGTACGTGGCCATGGCTGGCCGTCAGCGAGGTCCGAGGGCGAGGCGAAGGCCTGCGCGGCGCCTCCTCACGCAGCGGCGGCCGCCGCAGACGAGTCGCGCTCCCGCCTGCGGGCCCGGCCAGGCCGGTGGCTCTCCGGAGGGCGCTCGGGAAGAGCCGATCCGATCCGATCCGATCCGCGCCGCCTCAGGGAGCTCGGCACACActgcgccgcgccgccgcggccgctATGGCGAGCCCCacgcctgcctgcagcagaaccACCGCGCACGTGTGGGCAGTACGTCATCAGAAGGCGACTCTCCCTAGCCAACCGCCACCGCGACGATAGAGCGTCACTTCCTCCCTACCGCCGGCGGGGCGGTAGGGCGTCACTTCCCGCTCCCCGACAGCGGCCAAAACGGCGGCGCCGAGGTGAGGCGGGTCTGTCGGCAGCGGAGCCGCGGGCCCGCTCTGCCGGAGGGGTTCCCGGGCGGCGGATGCTCCGCAACGTCTGTGGTagggcggcgccgccgccgcccgcgtTCGGGCCTTTTGCCCcgcagcaggcagcctgccGTGCGGGGGGAGGGCTCCAGGAGCGCCCGGGGCTGCCAGGCCGCTCTGCCTGCCCGGCGCTGCCGCGAGGCAGAGGCTGCCTGACGTTAGGTTTCCCGCGGTGCTGTCAAAAAGCCCCGGGTATTCTGGGGTATTTTGTTGTCGTCGGTTTAAAAGGGGCTTTATCATTTTCCTACGCGTATGGTAGAAGCCATTTCTTTCACTTGGGTTATGAAAAAACTTTGAGTCATAACGGGACATAAAGTCAGTGTAACTTTTCCTTCAAGTTTAATGTTTTTAGGCAATAAAGTCACTTTCTCCTTATAGCTTATTCCTGCCTTGGTATAAATGTGGTTGGTtgtggtgatttttttattgcaacCAGACTAATATTCCGAAACGTTACTTAGATGAAACTCCTACTGGTTTCATTATGGAATTTGGCTTAAATATCCAAGGGATAAAATTTAAATGGAGGATTTGGTCAGTAGCTTGTGACAGCAGTAAGACTGATATTTCAGCAAGGTTTTGACTATCAAAACCAAATGCCATAAGCTTAAATGAAGCCAAGTTTGGTGCATTTTTACGCATTACTTCACCAGAATGTTGTTAATCTATGTTACATGTGTTCAGTTGCAGGTTGTTCAAGCACCTGGATCTCTTGGTTGACTGGAACTGCTCTTGGCTAGAAACtatgaagaaacattttgcataaAACTGTTACATGATTGAGGCCATGGCATCTTCAACAAACTTAGATGCTGGGGCCCAGTTAATTGTAGAAGAATGTCCCAGTAGCTACAGCCTTCCACCCATGCCGGACATTAAAGTGGAGCATCAGCTTGACTCTAGCACAGAGGAAGGCCCAGCTCAGAGTGTTGCCATGGGAATGAAATTCATTTTGCCCAATAGGTTTGATATGAATGTCTGCTCGCGGTTTGTGAAATCGTTGAATGAGGAGGACAGTAAAAATATTCAAGACCAAGTTAACTCTGACCTTGAAGTGGCATCTGTCTTATTTAAAGGTTGAACTTTATGGTACAAATTGTTATGTGTAGATTGTGTTATCCTGTTAAactgttatgtttttttttaaaaaagcctctGCCTTATGTATATTAATCAGTAATAGTTTTCTAAGATTCGTTCCcctaacatttttattacatgcTTAATGGATTATTAATGTAAAAGTAATTTCCCCcaaggttattttttaaatcacatttttaattttttttaattgaaaaagtaGTGGCACAAGAAGTCTCTAGTGTAATTTAATAAGAGCTGATGCTGATTATGAAGACAAGGTTACTTTTTTCGTGTAGCATGTCTACAATGTGCTACACGTTGAATGCATGTGTCTTTACAGAACACTACTGAAAGCACTATAGGATCATATCAACTTCAGTAGCTTTCTGCAACATGTTTTATCTTTTCACTAGTACAATGACAAAATAACATCAGTCATGTGGTTGACTTTGTTTTATCAATACGGCTGTACAAAGCCTGTAGTTGTAGCGATTGGCTCACCAGTTCAGCTTCACACTACTTGAAAGCAAATGTTGCTGCAATTCTGGATCCCTGCAGCTAATCTCCAGCCATTGCTCGGCAGCTTCATCAGAATTGATCCGTGCTTTTTCATGGCTGAGCATATCGATGGACAACAGAATTAGGACTTCTATCTATTCCCCTTTAACTATTGTGGTTTCTAGTGCTCGCTATAATATTTCAGACTGTTAGTAATGTGTCTTTTCTTGAGGTTGAATTTGACCCATTTCCTATAACAAAACACAGACCTATTGTGGATTTTGATGATTTCTCTGATTTGTATTGTTTGGCTGCAGTTCAGCCATTgtaattttcaaacttttttgaTTTGCAGGCCCTAAGTGCTTACTAGTGGAGCTGCAGACCTGAACGGCAAATTTTGACCCATCAGTGATAGGGTTGTTTTTCTTAGGTAACATTTGTGAACCCCTTAGAAGTAGTCCTGCGGATCCAGGGACCGCAGGTCAAAAATCCCTGGTAGGTCTCTTAATTTGATCATGTCAGCTGTAGCTATTTGATTGgcaaacaaaatgtaatttcattttcatcctgTTACCCTCTACTTTTAATTGGTTCTTTCCCTGAATTTGTTCTTGGGTTTATGATCATTAAGTTCTCTATGGTGTGAATTCAGTGTACATGTTAATTAGCTTCCAGTCATTAATTATGAGTGCACACTGGTGCCAAATCAATTTAGCCAATAATGGAGTTTAATCCttccatattttttccagtatttaatCAGTTagcttcttaaaaattatttggcttCTCAGCTACTTCTCAAAACCTACTTTTGAGAATTAGAAGCCAAGATAACATACATATTCTGTCATAAAATGCCGTTAGATTCCAACAGAAAGCTAGAAAAGTTAGTACAAATTAACACAACAGCACTGAATGACTTCTTAAATTCTAAGTCGTGACGTGCTGTTGCATTTTATGTAAGTTAGTGTGGAATATCTCTCTTCCTGCTGGATGAGTATTCATAAGCATTCATAATGCAGTTACGACTTTATCAAACAGGAGTGGAAAAAGTCCTGGTGAAGAAAATTAGTGAAGGTCGCCTCCACTCATGCAGTGGACTGGTTGGAGAGTGGGCAAAGGAATGAGCTGAGCAGTTACCTGACTACATGGCTGACCAGAGCTGCATCATGTTATTGCACTGGAGACTGTTAGTGAGGGTATGACAGGCTAAGTGGAGCCATCCTACCTGATAAATCCATACCAGGTGTGTTAAAAAACTAGACAAAGGTTTACCTCACTTAGACACCAGCCTGTCTCTGGGTGACATTATGCCATACTGAACCTGTGGGGTAGCAGCATTGTTTTATGCCAGAAATGAATACAGCCCTTTATTCAACTCTCACAAtacacagtggaaaaaacacaTGTCACAAAGCTTACTTAACATGGGTTTTAAAGATCTTGGGATACTGGTGCTTTCTAGTTTGACTTAGAATCTATGGCTTTCTTTTAATGCTCTTACTAGTACTAAAATcctgtctgttttctctgttcaaTGTAGCTGAATGCAACATCCATACTTCTCCTTCCCCTGGTATCCAAGTAAGACATGTTTATACTCCATCAACTACTAAGCATTTCTCACCAATAAAACAATCAACTACCCTAACTAACAAACACAGGGGAAACGAAGTCTCTACAACACCTCTGCTTGTAAACTGTAAGTATCCTTCTGTCTTACtgttaataattattttgtgaaCTGTATGTTAGATgcttgacagattttttttcccatttttttctctggtgtGGTAAAGAACTTTAATGTAGGAAGAAAACATTGAGATAGTCTTGTCTTATTTCACATGGTTCCAACCATAAAACAGTAATCCACCTGCTGTATTGAATTCATGACTGAAGCTTATTTTCCAGAAAGGATccaattctttatttaaaaataaagatttttctgatCCTTTCTAAGCTTTAAGTTAATGTTCTTCATACACTTGTTTTCGGAACTTGTGCATCTtgtaaaatttgtaaaaattaGATGATTGGTAAGTGTTACAGACTACTGCAAACATTATGATTGTCACAGATCTTGAAAGTCAAGAAGGCGATTATTTATGGggttttgttattattaattgtcaagcattttctttttaaattaattctctgTAATTCAtctataaattatttcctttataaatTATAAGTCcagtgtttgaaaaaaacaaaaaaaacaaggCTGCTTGCATGGGAGAAATTAATCTGGAGCTGCAGATGCCTCTGAACAAAATACGCagtctttctgaaaaaacaaatcaaacttTCATGTAGTGAATAGGAAGAGGGTCGTGAACATGTATGTATTATGTAATCATTAGCTAATTTTGTTATTATATGTGGATAATGTATTATATATTCCCTCCTGAGCACCTTTCAGACCTGTTCCAAGTTGTAATTATCAAAACCATGCACCTGTGCAGTTTACTGTGGgatcagagatttttttcttcataatctCTTAagaattattctgtttttaatgcttggtacattttattaaaaaaaataatctttttcttcccctgtagATGTCATGTTGTGTATAGTTTTGTAACGTCTGATCTATTCCACATTGTAGTGAGAAAGAGTCATGCTACAGGCTTTATTGAGCAGCATGACAGGTCTCCTGATGGCATGTGATCTCTTAGATGTCATTTTAAACTACACAGCCTTAATTTACCAAAAgatgcttattttcatttgataaaTGTTCTTACTGTGATCTTGGATTGCTGACCAAGCAGCAGAGAACAGAGCACGTTGCCTTGTGAAGAGTCAGTGTAGGAAGTATCTTTGCTTTCTAGTATGATCTATACATTGGATGAAAAATTACCTAAACCTATGAAACTCTTTGtaaacttttcagtttttaagacAGAGGTTTCACCCTATACTCTGAACTGGAATCAATCTACACTGTCAGATCCAAGTTCTATACTGCTGAAGCCAATGGACATGTTACGCCTAGCTCCAAATAGAGCAGAATGAAAATTGTTGTGTGTAACACAtgcttttgcttccctttttgcAGCTTTATCAGTTCATCAGCTGGCTGCTCAGGGAGAAATGTTATATCTGGCCACGCGTATTGAACAAGGTGAGACAGAGGGAGGTTAAatgccttccttttttctttggggCATTTATACCCTGTTGTGCTTgactttttccccaaagctgtattaaaaaaaaatcctcaattCTGGTACAAATCGAAGGATATTTGAGGTATCTGTTCTTTGCA harbors:
- the ANKRA2 gene encoding ankyrin repeat family A protein 2 isoform X2; this translates as MIEAMASSTNLDAGAQLIVEECPSSYSLPPMPDIKVEHQLDSSTEEGPAQSVAMGMKFILPNRFDMNVCSRFVKSLNEEDSKNIQDQVNSDLEVASVLFKAECNIHTSPSPGIQVRHVYTPSTTKHFSPIKQSTTLTNKHRGNEVSTTPLLVNSLSVHQLAAQGEMLYLATRIEQENVINHKDEEGFTPLMWAAAHGQIAVVEFLLQNGADPQILGKGRESALSLACSKGYTDIVKMLLDCGVDVNEYDWKVVLIQLSKQMLAIIPWIWL
- the ANKRA2 gene encoding ankyrin repeat family A protein 2 isoform X1; the protein is MIEAMASSTNLDAGAQLIVEECPSSYSLPPMPDIKVEHQLDSSTEEGPAQSVAMGMKFILPNRFDMNVCSRFVKSLNEEDSKNIQDQVNSDLEVASVLFKAECNIHTSPSPGIQVRHVYTPSTTKHFSPIKQSTTLTNKHRGNEVSTTPLLVNSLSVHQLAAQGEMLYLATRIEQENVINHKDEEGFTPLMWAAAHGQIAVVEFLLQNGADPQILGKGRESALSLACSKGYTDIVKMLLDCGVDVNEYDWNGGTPLLYAVHGNHVKCVKILLESGADPTIETDAGYNSMDLAVALGYRSVQQVIESHLLRLLQNIKE